The following proteins come from a genomic window of Lycium ferocissimum isolate CSIRO_LF1 chromosome 4, AGI_CSIRO_Lferr_CH_V1, whole genome shotgun sequence:
- the LOC132054456 gene encoding protein FANTASTIC FOUR 3-like, translating into MSTIVYQDFQSCCESHIIETTTLNLKVPTPTTTVETTLPHSQSNLENIRTNEKCWSSLQSLSTNSKEKENSYVHPLSNRHTSSSRLSEKSLALCTENLGSETGIDQTIESSIFSFSSHESKTEKSPTLIPKTDTRVESPSSNYNKVITHNTESCRKLPPPLTTLRGSNSLHVRPHREGGRLVIEAVEAPKMRTYFQAERSNGRLRLCFFNDGSSASNFGMETTDEEKEELKVENDVFESENNDEEEEEEEEEGEQREDEEEEEENGMYMKQDVDGNSYDVEAEIGIVNCQRIRRCKAGRQGNKTFCDWRNPLWVATS; encoded by the coding sequence ATGTCAACCATAGTGTATCAAGATTTTCAGTCATGTTGTGAGTCCCATATCATTGAAACCACTACCCTTAACCTCAAAGTACCAACCCCAACTACTACAGTAGAAACCACTCTGCCTCATTCACAAAGCAATTTGGAAAATATTAGAACTAATGAAAAATGCTGGAGTTCCCTTCAAAGTCTCTCCACCaactcaaaagaaaaagaaaactctTATGTTCACCCTTTATCCAACCGACACACCTCATCATCAAGACTTAGCGAAAAAAGCCTTGCATTATGTACTGAAAATTTGGGAAGTGAAACGGGAATTGATCAAACTATTGAAAGcagcattttctcattttcctcccACGAGTCAAAAACAGAGAAATCACCAACGTTAATACCAAAAACAGATACTCGAGTCGAATCACCATCATCTAATTACAATAAGGTGATCACTCATAACACTGAAAGCTGCCGAAAACTTCCACCTCCCTTGACAACTTTAAGAGGGTCGAATTCTCTACATGTTCGGCCACATAGAGAAGGTGGTAGGTTGGTCATCGAGGCTGTTGAGGCCCCGAAAATGCGCACTTATTTTCAAGCTGAAAGAAGCAATGGCCGCCTTAGGCTCTGTTTCTTTAATGATGGAAGCTCTGCTTCAAATTTTGGAATGGAAACGACCGATGAAGAGAAGGAAGAATTAAAAGTTGAAAACGACGTGTTTGAAAGTGAAAATAACGacgaggaagaggaagaggaagaggaggaaGGAGAACAacgagaagatgaagaagaggaagaagaaaatggcATGTACATGAAACAGGACGTGGATGGAAATAGTTATGATGTTGAGGCCGAAATTGGAATAGTGAATTGTCAAAGGATACGTAGGTGCAAGGCAGGCAGGCAAGGCAATAAGACATTTTGTGATTGGAGGAACCCTTTGTGGGTGGCTACTTCCTAA
- the LOC132054457 gene encoding 2-hydroxyisoflavanone dehydratase-like — MDSDDNEVVIDLSPVIRVYKDGQVERIYRPSHVPPSLEDSDTDVSSKDITISSYLKARIYIPKLSSTTANTKQKLPILVYYHGGGFCVGSTFSFLAQRYLNLLSSESNAIILSIEYNLAPEHPLSTIYEDSWTALQWVASHVLENPRIKKEPWLIDHGDFNKVFVGGDSAGGNIAHHLALRAGIECLNGKVKILGGILSFPYFLSSSQNRRDGLLSKIWMFVNPSAENGIDDPKINPLVEKAPRLTELGCSKMLVCVAEKDELRNLGIHYAEAVEKNGKLVEVVDVEGEGHCFQILNPEGDKAKDLIKRIAKFINSEAFIKQ, encoded by the coding sequence ATGGATTCCGATGATAATGAAGTGGTAATTGATCTTTCTCCGGTCATCCGAGTCTACAAAGATGGCCAGGTTGAACGTATTTACCGTCCATCTCACGTTCCGCCATCACTGGAAGACTCAGACACCGATGTTTCCTCCAAAGATATCACCATTTCATCATACCTCAAAGCAAGAATCTATATCCCAAAGCTCTCAAGCACCACAGCTAATACTAAACAAAAGCTCCCTATCTTAGTTTATTATCACGGTGGCGGCTTTTGTGTAGGCTCCACTTTCTCTTTCCTCGCTCAACGTTACCTTAACCTCTTAAGTTCTGAATCTAATGCTATTATCCTCTCTATAGAGTACAATCTAGCTCCAGAACATCCTTTGTCTACAATTTACGAAGATTCTTGGACAGCGCTTCAATGGGTCGCTTCTCATGTTCTTGAAAATCCGAGAATAAAAAAAGAACCATGGTTGATTGACCATGGAGATTTCAATAAAGTCTTCGTTGGTGGCGATAGTGCTGGAGGTAATATAGCTCATCACCTGGCACTGAGAGCTGGTATTGAGTGTTTGAATGGTAAAGTTAAAATCTTGGGTGGGATTCTTTCTTTTCCATACTTTCTATCATCGAGCCAAAATAGGAGAGATGGTTTGTTAAGTAAGATTTGGATGTTTGTAAATCCATCAGCTGAGAATGGAATTGATGATCCAAAGATTAATCCTTTAGTTGAAAAAGCTCCAAGATTGACAGAGTTAGGTTGTTCGAAGATGTTAGTGTGTGTGGCCGAGAAAGATGAGTTGAGAAATTTGGGAATACACTATGCAGAAGCTGTGGAGAAAAATGGGAAATTAGTAGAGGTGGTTGATGTTGAAGGAGAAGGTCATTGCTTTCAAATATTGAATCCTGAGGGTGACAAAGCCAAAGATTTGATAAAGCGTATTGCTAAGTTCATCAACAGTGAAGCCTTCATCAAACAGTGA